In Trichoderma breve strain T069 chromosome 4, whole genome shotgun sequence, the following proteins share a genomic window:
- a CDS encoding FAD dependent oxidoreductase domain-containing protein has translation MATPQAPQAAEWRQPSKHDSVIIVGAGAFGLSTALHLLRDGYTDVTVLERGDEIPSRYSAANDINKIIRAEYEDPFYRDLTLKAIENGWRQPLFAPHYHQTGYIVARSPQAPPKVAETLEKSLQVVESHPLFSNEISSLNSPADFRRSAWQLSGPMLGFKGYLNRIAGYAHSGDVIRAMFLRCARAGVKFITGEQRGNVIEILHEATGPREQRCIGVRTSDGKVHRSVTTILALGAFGASLVPELASFTTARCWSVGHILLHADEADLLRGIPVVNVRDLGFFFEPDPATRLLKLCPLGAGYTNTRADGVSLPPADHLLNEFMPKEDEQKLRLLLRNTLPWLADRPFIDKKLCWFSDTADSDFCIDYVPGWNGSLVVLAGDSGHGFKMTPIVGEWVISLFQDGAQRIPRWRWRSLPNENKVAKGKGWGNKVTWRIGKERELSELLAEKTSTEESHAKL, from the exons ATGGCTACCCCTCAAGCGCCACAAGCCGCGGAATGGCGTCAACCATCAAAACATGACTCTGTAATAATTGTTGGCGCGGGAGCTTTTGGGCTTTCCACAGCTTTACATCTTTTACGAGATGGTTATACAGATGTCACTGTCCTAGAAAGGGGTGATGAGATTCCCTCTCGGTACTCTGCTGCCAACGATATCAATAAGATCATCCGAGCTGAATACGAAGATCCTTTCTATCGTGACCTTACGCTG AAAGCCATTGAAAATGGCTGGCGCCAGCCGCTCTTCGCTCCTCACTACCATCAAACAGGTTACATCGTCGCTAGGTCGCCTCAAGCTCCCCCAAAAGTAGCGGAAACTCTCGAAAAGTCTTTACAGGTAGTGGAAAGCCATCCGCTATTTTCGAATGAAATATCCTCCCTGAACAGTCCGGCAGACTTCCGTCGCAGTGCGTGGCAGCTCTCGGGCCCGATGCTGGGCTTCAAAGGCTACCTCAATCGCATAGCAGGTTACGCACACTCGGGAGACGTTATCCGCGCAATGTTTCTTCGCTGTGCCCGGGCTGGAGTTAAATTCATCACGGGCGAGCAGCGAGGAAATGTTATCGAGATATTGCACGAAGCCACGGGCCCGCGAGAACAGCGATGCATTGGGGTGAGAACGTCCGATGGTAAGGTGCACCGTTCTGTAACAACAATCCTCGCCCTAGGGGCATTTGGAGCATCTTTAGTTCCAGAACTGGCAAGTTTTACTACCGCTCGATGCTGGTCTGTTGGCcacattcttcttcatgcggACGAGGCAGACCTACTCCGAGGTATTCCGGTCGTGAATGTTCGAGATCTCGGCTTCTTTTTCGAACCAGACCCTGCTACCCGCCTGCTGAAACTTTGTCCTCTCGGTGCTGGGTATACCAACACTAGAGCTGATGGCGTATCATTGCCACCAGCTGACCACCTGTTGAACGAGTTCATGCCGAAGGAAGACGAGCAGAAGCTAAGATTGCTACTTCGCAATACTTTGCCATGGCTAGCAGATCGACCGTTCATAGATAAGAAGTTGTGTTGGTTCTCGGATACCGCAGACTCTGACTTCTGTATTGACTATGTCCCCGGCTGGAACGGCTCTCTTGTCGTTCTTGCGGGAGACTCAGGGCACGGATTCAAGATGACGCCCATAGTTGGAGAATGGGTTATCTCGCTTTTTCAAGATGGGGCCCAGCGTATTCctcgctggcgctggcgaaGCTTACCAAATGAGAACAAGGTAGCTAAAGGGAAGGGATGGGGTAATAAAGTTACCTGGCGGATTGGTAAAGAACGGGAACTCTCAGAACTTTTAGCTGAGAAAACGTCCACTGAAGAATCCCATGcaaaattataa
- a CDS encoding OPT oligopeptide transporter protein domain-containing protein: MAPSARQITPIDGAMISDVPRINEIESKADLEEELHDTVVNLGKNVGDHYIRKAKVEEIERSNGEPGNDVPLSEKIGVDASPFPEVQAAVRNYDEEMPANTIRAWAIGLFLVTICGGMNMLFHLRSPAISISTIVAQFLAYPIGRLWSLTMPQRIFMTFGVRWSLNPGPFNVKEHVVVTVMSFGWGFQLLLTWTSTMIGYGIAGISRRFLVWPAAMIWPSNLVSTSLMYTLHDHAPEDTSQSDEWSVGRYRYFIYVAVGSFVWYWVPGFLFEGLSVFAGISLIPLTLDWTVVSAYVLSPLIPPWYAIANTLVGVVVFFWITAIAVHFSGVSYAKYIPMGTSSVYDNTGKVYNVSRVLNPDITLNIDAYKAYSPLFLPTT, translated from the exons ATGGCACCCTCCGCTCGTCAAATAACTCCTATCGATGGGGCTATGATTAGCGATGTCCCCCGAATAAATGAGATTGAGTCCAAGGCCGATCTCGAAGAGGAATTGCACGATACTGTTGTCAATCTTGGAAAAAATGTAGGAGATCATTATATTCGCAAAGCTAAGGTTGAGGAGATTGAACGTTCGAATGGTGAGCCCGGCAACGACGTGCCATTATCTGAAAAGATTGGCGTCGACGCGTCTCCATTCCCAGAAGTCCAGGCAGCCGTCCGCAATTACGATGAGGAAATGCCAGCAAATACCATTCGTGCGTGGGCGATTGGTCTATTCCTTGTCACCATATGTGGCGGAATGAACATGCTCTTTCACCTGCGGTCGCCTGCAATATCGATTTCTACTATCGTCGCGCAGTTTCTCGCTTACCCCATCGGCCGCCTGTGGTCCCTTACAATGCCCCAGCGAATATTCATGACATTCGGAGTCCGTTGGTCTCTCAATCCCGGGCCCTTTAATGTGAAAGAGCACGTGGTAGTCACCGTGATG TCCTTTGGATGGGGATTCCAACTTCTCCTTACGTGGACTTCGACTATGATTGGTTACGGTATAGCTGGAATAAGTCGACGCTTTCTTGT CTGGCCAGCAGCCATGATTTGGCCCTCTAACCTGGTTTCTACTTCCCTAATGTACACCCTTCACGACCACGCGCCTGAGGATACCTCACAGAGCGATGAATGGTCTGTCGGCCGCTATCGGTATTTTATCTACGTAGCCGTGGGCTCCTTCGTCTGGTACTGGGTACCCGGATTTCTCTTTGAAGGTCTGAGCGTTTTCGC CGGAATTTCGCTGATACCCCTGACGTTGGATTGGACTGTTGTCTCGGCCTATGTGCTGAGTCCCCTCATTCCGCCGTG GTACGCTATTGCAAATACATTGGTTGGCGTTgttgtcttcttctggatAACTGCCATCGCGGTACATTTTTCTGGAGTTTCGTACGCCAAGTACATTCCGATGGGAACTTCCAGTGTATACGATAACACTGGCAAAGTTTATAACGTGTCTCGGGTCCTCAATCCCGATATCACCTTAAATATAGACGCATACAAGGCTTACtcgcctcttttcctccctaCGACCTGA
- a CDS encoding OPT oligopeptide transporter protein domain-containing protein, protein MVISVLINTGLFHGSEIWLRAKLARRQEDDVHMRLMKKYPDAPDWWYATLSAVMLALSFGLLYAWDTKMPWWVLTVAFIIPLVWTIPMGMVHAMTNVQLGLNVLTEFIVGYIYPGRPMAMMLFKTYGYMTMYQALSFAQDLKLGHYMKVPPCTLFWSQVVATLWSGIVQIAVMNWAFSSIEDICSPEQSNNFTCPGGRVFFSNSVIWGLIGPARIFSPGQLYSSLYWFFLAGAILPVTLYLLVRNYPRSQIRYIMAPVIFAGCVGFLFAYVIKNRHQGWWARYNYITSAGLDVGLALCSILIFLTLNLTKTSPPNWWGNTITSQTLDYNSGQNVLKKVASGETFGPPEGSWK, encoded by the exons ATGGTCATCTCAGTCTTGATCAACACCGGTTTATTCCATGGTTCTGAGATCTGGCTACGGGCAAAGCTAGCTCGGAggcaagaagatgatgtgCATATGCGACTGATGAAAAAATATCCGGATGCACCGGACTGGTGGTATGCTACTCTATCTGCCGTTATGCTAGCTTTGTCGTTTGGTCTCCTATACGCTTGGGATACCAAAATGCCTTGGTGGGTCCTTACTGTCGCCTTTATTATACCATTGGTATGGACTATTCCAATGGGTATGGTTCATGCGATGACCAACGTGCA GCTTGGACTTAACGTCCTCACTGAATTTATCGTCGGCTACATCTACCCCGGACGAccgatggccatgatgctctTCAAAACATATGGATACATGACCATGTACCAAGCCCTCAGTTTTGCTCAGGACCTCAAGCTCGGGCACTACATGAAGGTACCACCTTGCACCCTCTTCTGGTCACAAGTTGTGGCAACGTTGTGGTCGGGGATTGTGCAGATTGCGGTCATGAACTGGGCATTCAGCTCGATCGAGGACATATGCTCCCCTGAGCAATCCAATAACTTTACATGCCCTGGCGGTCGCGTCTTTTTCTCCAATTCCGTCATATGGGGTTTAATCGGTCCCGCTCGCATCTTTTCACCAGGGCAGCTCTATAGCAGTCTCTATTGGTTCTTCTTGGCGGGTGCTATCCTTCCCGTCACTCTCTACCTCCTAGTCCGCAATTATCCACGCTCGCAGATTAGATACATTATGGCGCCTGTGATTTTCGCGGGCTGCG ttggttttcttttcgccTATGTCATCAAAAACCGGCACCAAGGGTGGTGGGCTCGCTATAATTACATTACATCCGCTGGCTTGGATGTGGGACTCGCACTCTGCAGCATCCTGATCTTTCTTACTCTTAATCTGACCAAGACAAGCCCTCCGAACTGGTGGGGTAACACTATTACCAGTCAGACGCTGGACTATAATTCTGGCCAAAATGTCTTGAAGAAGGTTGCATCTGGGGAAACATTTGGTCCGCCTGAAGGCTCTTGGAAATGA
- a CDS encoding prolyl oligopeptidase family domain-containing protein produces MTLRTLENGERGQNSCGVRNHDYPLAEVPDIADSQIWKQVEGFFTKVHAPSFGQLSNAEDLAVSPDGTRLAFTGYIWSSLKDGPKAHVYIVDLPAGSSMSADPVPMAVSHGPHNNKKPKWSPDGKMLVFLSDRIRAGQYQLFYLRSDRLGEAQPLVSEPLQGIIEDFSWSHDGSKILIGLAAFGLPKSGFEGSGTLVDLDVPRSQWTPIVKTDHAAMDVRSLWLHDLQSHQTRRISLPGRNIWRFAWCGPQDAVAIVSDRPGEGAYKESSLVKISLSNCVERVMVERGEYFMAQPTASPSGSKVAFVESVGGDRTKLAGCIVCVDSKTNKQTRIASNVDISSLEWFNEETLFSMGLRDLTSVALKVDVLTHEPAGLPGGGFAVVRQGWELQPEIGLVSEAGAYTRILSFEDDGGRWLRPQLGQSHAVSWESTDGLKIQGFLYLPPKGQKPYPLILNVHGGPMSAFIDQWMGYRTWVAFLVAQGYAVLNANPRGSLGRGRKFTQGVVGDVGGGDATDLLKGLDYLVSSGVADASRLGVIGGSYGGFQSAWLTTLTNRFAAAIPISPVSDWNLQWLSSDLRQRTLDNRPYNIEMGKVDQCTPPAQAHYYHTALLDHGVKSCIVEYPKEGHGIRQFPALIDACCRMISWFGHFMPVDK; encoded by the exons ATGACTTTACGGACACTGGAGAATGGCGAGAGAGGCCAAAATAGTTGTGGTGTTCGAAATCATGACTATCCGCTTGCCGAGGTGCCCGATATTGCTGATTCGCAAATTTGGAAGCAAGTTGAAGGATTCTTCACCAAAGTCCATGCCCCGTCATTTGGCCAGCTGAGCAACGCCGAGGACTTGGCTGTATCGCCTGACGGCACAAGACTCGCATTTACTGGGTACATCTGGAGCTCGCTGAAGGACGGTCCCAAAGCACATGTTTACATTGTTGATCTACCCGCAGGATCAAGCATGTCAGCAGATCCTGTGCCTATGGCTGTTTCTCATGGCCCGCATAACAACAAGAAACCCAAGTGGTCTCCCGACGGGAAGATGCTGGTCTTCCTATCAGACAGAATTCGAGCAGGGCAATATCAATTGTTCTACTTGAGATCCGATAGACTTGGAGAAGCGCAGCCCTTGGTCTCGGAACCTCTCCAAGGCATCATCGAAGATTTTTCTTGGTCGCATGATGGTAGCAAAATACTTATAGGTCTCGCGGCGTTCGGTCTGCCCAAATCTGGCTTCGAAGGTTCTGGAACGCTCGTTGACCTGGATGTCCCTCGATCACAATGGACCCCGATTGTGAAAACAGACCATGCTGCGATGGATGTCCGCAGTCTTTGGCTCCATGATTTACAAAGCCATCAGACGCGCCGGATTAGCCTCCCTGGAAGAAACATTTGGCGGTTCGCTTGGTGCGGTCCGCAGGATGCGGTTGCCATTGTCAGTGATCGACCTGGCGAAGGAGCGTACAAGGAATCTTCTCTTGTCAAAATATCACTCTCGAATTGCGTGGAACGTGTTATGGTTGAAAGAGGGGAATACTTTATGGCGCAGCCAACTGCTTCACCTTCGGGTTCGAAAGTTGCTTTTGTTGAATCCGTCGGTGGGGACCGCACCAAGCTTGCTGGCTGTATCGTCTGCGTCGATAGCAAGACCAATAAGCAGACGCGAATCGCCTCCAATGTCGACATTTCAAGTCTTGAGTGGTTCAATGAAGAGACTTTGTTTAGTATGGGCTTGAGAGACCTCACATCGGTGGCTCTTAAGGTTGACGTGCTCACCCATGAG CCAGCCGGCCTCCCTGGCGGAGGATTCGCTGTAGTTAGACAGGGCTGGGAGTTACAGCCGGAAATTGGATTGGTTAGCGAGGCCGGCGCATATACCCGAATACTCTCTTTCGAAGACGATGGTGGACGCTGGCTTCGGCCCCAGCTGGGCCAGAGCCACGCAGTCTCTTGGGAGTCTACAGACGGCTTAAAAATCCAGGGGTTCCTATACCTCCCTCCCAAAGGACAGAAACCATACCCTCTGATTCTCAATGTTCATGGAGGTCCCATGAGCGCCTTTATTGACCAGTGGATGGGATATCGAACTTGGGTAGCCTTTTTAGTAGCTCAAGGATATGCGGTCCTCAACGCGAATCCTCGAGGCTCCCTTGGACGAGGTCGAAAGTTTACACAGGGCGTGGTAGGGGACGTTGGGGGCGGTGATGCAACCGATCTCCTGAAAGGGCTTGACTATCTTGTCAGTTCTGGTGTTGCAGATGCCTCCCGATTGGGTGTCATTGGGGGTAGCTACGGTGGCTTTCAGTCAGCTTGGCTGACCACTTTGACAAACAGGTTCGCCGCCGCAATTCCTATTTCTCCTGTTAGCGACTGGAACTTGCAGTGGTTGTCCAGCGACCTTCGCCAGCGGACTCTGGACAATCGTCCTTACAATATAGAGA TGGGAAAGGTAGACCAGTGCACTCCACCTGCCCAGGCACATTACTATCATACTGCGCTTCTGGATCATGGAGTTAAATCATGTATTGTGGAATATCCGAAAGAGGGCCATGGCATTCGCCAATTTCCCGCTTTAATAGATGCTTGTTGCAGAATGATTAGCTGGTTTGGCCATTTTATGCCAGTAGATAAATAA
- a CDS encoding d-isomer specific 2-hydroxyacid dehydrogenase, NAD binding domain-containing protein, which translates to MAPTANRTLDGHKLLVLLGVTGPPKSLLGTEFRLEWIAELKELFPGLEIVTVRDTTWNTPSFQKKFPNEEWKDLEYVQLQSAGANHVLDHPLIRETNVALCTASGVHGPQIAEWVVTTFLAFQHQITRYVDIQRQSRWQKLAEPVNDAVQQRVGILGYGAVGRQVARVLKALGMDVYVCTLHPRLSPESRRDETYTPAGLGDPEGILPSKWFSAGDTEGLHEFLSSGLDLLVITLPLTRNTRGLISRNELAFLAKQKTFVSNVGRGEIIKTDDLIDALEDGVIRGAALDVTDPEPLPDGHRLWSTKNLFISPHVSGDSSAYAQRIYEVLKYNLIRLSEGRELTNKVNRNEGY; encoded by the exons ATGGCCCCTACTGCAAATAGAACCCTCGACGGCCACAAGCTACTGGTCCTCCTAGGAGTAACAGGACCGCCAAAGTCGCTACTTGGCACGGAGTTCCGACTCGAGTGGATAGCAGAGCTTAAAGAGCTGTTTCCTGGCCTGGAAATCGTCACTGTCAGAGACACAACATGGAATACGCCATCATTCCAGAAGAAATTCCCCAACGAAGAGTGGAAGGAT CTGGAGTATGTGCAGCTGCAGAGTGCTGGTGCAAACCATGTTCTCGACCACCCTCTGATACGAGAAACAAATGTCGCTCTCTGTACAGCTAGTGGTGTGCATGG ACCACAGATAGCTGAGTGGGTAGTAACAACATTTTTAGCCTTCCAACATCAAA TTACTCGATACGTTGATATCCAGCGCCAAAGCCGGTGGCAGAAGTTGGCAGAGCCCGTGAATGACGCAGTTCAACAGCGAGT TGGCATTCTTGGGTACGGCGCCGTCGGTCGCCAGGTAGCTCGAGTCTTGAAAGCATTAGGCATGGATGTCTACGTGTGTACTTTGCACCCGCGTCTCTCGCCTGAGTCGCGCAGAGATGAGACTTATACGCCAGCAGGCCTCGGTGACCCTGAAGGCATCTTGCCTAGCAAATGGTTCTCGGCTGGGGATACTGAAGGCTTACATGAGTTTCTGAGCTCCGGCCTCGATCTACTTGTCATTACTCTTCCACTGACACGGAACACACGGGGTCTCATCTCACGAAACGAATTAGCTTTCCTTGCTAAACAGAAGACATTTGTTTCAAATGTCGGCCGGGGAGAGATCATCAAAACAGATGACTTGATTGACGCGCTTGAAGACGGCGTAATCCGCGGAGCTGCACTTGATGTGACAGATCCTGAACCATTGCCAGATGGCCACCGCTTGTGGAGCACGAAGAATCTGTTCATTTCACCGCACGTCAGTGGAGATTCTAGCGCTTACGCTCAAAGGATATATGAGGTTCTCAAGTATAACCTCATTCGACTTAGTGAAGGAAGAGAGCTCACGAATAAAGTGAACAGAAATGAAGGATATTAA
- a CDS encoding asparaginase domain-containing protein, with product MLACGGIVLHGGASESWIGNAESYHTTNTFLKDLVSRAEASLGKGTLAVDVAEEVVAELEDYPAFNAGKGAAVNVDGNFEVEAGIVNGATSAYRAAVCLHETKNPIKLARAMLDNSGPTTPVFIAGSGGDELAKQLGLEIVPNSYFATESRTSYWHKKKAEMSEHGTVGAVVLDVHGNLAAANSTGGMMFKPVGRVGDTAVLGSGLYADKNVAIACSGGGEAILASMLAGRIANLYSNGITIAKAVEQAMRDASQLFPTISCGVIAITADGQQTAQCNSRIFNIGSSGSKSGSSHVGLLPCTMPIITPLCFYEDELMRVGVSRHPTRLNQLTFQLKQDLSLVNMSEEQVYALFGKLKRICQSLVQSTGASDVAMVSWAGCTGGHLFPIGEDGEPKREFESETDRAEDYQTVFGDGFMAIRQRVATGTTNGGDVADASLLLLGDAEIRWAVELFQRALEKDASLRMGLHSGGWSLFAGRQLAPLSLSAPSSSAPSSSYCYRDVLVASSYIDPYWPSPAPFMVA from the exons ATGTTGGCTTGTGGAGGAATTGTCCTCCATGGCGGAGCATCAGAATCGTGGATAGGAAATGCGGAGAGCTACCACACCACGAATACATTCCTTAAAGACCTAGTCAGTAGGGCTGAGGCGTCACTTGGAAAAGGGACTCTCGCTGTTGACGTGGCCGAAGAAGTTGTAGCGGAACTGGAAGACTATCCTGCCTTTAACGCTGGTAAGGGGGCTGCTGTAAATGTTGATGGCAATTTTGAG GTAGAAGCAGGCATTGTTAACGGCGCAACCTCTGCATACCGTGCCGCTGTATGCCTCCATGAGACCAAAAACCCAATTAAGCTGGCGAGAGCGATGCTGGACAACTCGGGGCCGACCACACCCGTCTTCATCGCTGGCTCTGGCGGCGATGAGCTAGCTAAGCAGTTGGGACTGGAAATAGTGCCCAATAGCTACTTTGCCACCGAAAGTCGAACCAGCTACTGGcataagaagaaggccgagatgTCAGAGCACGGCACAGTTGGTGCGGTGGTGCTGGATGTACATGGCAACCTTGCTGCAGCGAATTCAACAGGCGGGATGATGTTCAAACCTGTTGGGAGGGTGGGAGATACAGCAGTGTTGGGCTCTGGTTTATATGCCGACAAGAATGTGGCTATAGCTTG CAGCGGCGGAGGTGAGGCCATTCTGGCGTCGATGCTTGCAGGCCGCATCGCCAATCTGTacagcaatggcatcaccatcgccaaggcAGTTGAGCAGGCCATGCGGGATGCTTCACAGCTGTTTCCCACCATCTCGTGCGGCGTGATTGCTATTACGGCTGATGGACAACAAACGGCCCAATGCAACAGCCGCATCTTCAACATTGGGTCCTCTGGCAGCAAGTCGGGATCGAGCCATGTCGGTTTGCTACCCTGCACCATGCCAATTATAACACCTCTGTGTTTTTACGAGGACGAATTGATGCGAGTGGGAGTGTCAAGGCATCCGACGAGGCTGAACCAGCTGACATTCCAGCTCAAGCAAGATTTGAGTCTGGTCAACATGTCGGAAGAGCAGGTGTATGCGCTCTTTGGCAAACTGAAAAGGATTTGCCAGTCACTTGTTCAAAGCACGGGAGCGTCCGACGTGGCCATGGTGAGCTGGGCTGGCTGCACTGGGGGGCATTTGTTCCCTATAGGCGAAGATGGTGAGCCGAAAAGGGAATTCGAGAGCGAGACAGACAGAGCAGAAGACTACCAGACAGTATTTGGCGATGGATTCATGGCGATACGGCAGCGCGTGGCTACTGGTACTACCAacggtggtgatgttgcGGACGCCagcctgttgctgcttggGGATGCCGAGATCCGCTGGGCTGTGGAGCTGTTCCAGCGAGCCCTGGAGAAGGACGCTTCGCTAAGGATGGGCTTACATAGTGGAGGCTGGTCGCTATTCGCGGGCCGGCAACTTGCTCCCCTGTCCCTGTCAGCcccgtcatcgtcggctCCGAGCTCAAGCTACTGCTACCGCGACGTATTGGTGGCCTCATCTTACATCGACCCTTACTGGCCCAGTCCGGCGCCATTCATGGTGGCGTGA